In Desulfovibrio inopinatus DSM 10711, a single genomic region encodes these proteins:
- a CDS encoding DUF1090 family protein, protein MHNLIHFPFFIHICLLCMMGLQATINMAYASLDCLLMTGCARKICEIGHEIASAKAHDNQPKVTKQEEALRYVLATCEKSQGPQSVAHELLDTKEKVEKFSDDIHHIAREFEKKIAKESRNLESLAAYEEAMDDIDEALHNTLDDLHGEQQDLEGEIGKLNDAIILVVTPAENTISAAKKLEQQIIQTQDALQSTQRIFLRAITKVIKLACKVHGLSHYVEVFQIGMEDIKLELYVQAATLKAIQALSQELTREAPPLNTS, encoded by the coding sequence ATGCATAATCTCATTCATTTTCCTTTCTTCATTCATATTTGCTTACTCTGTATGATGGGACTTCAGGCAACAATAAACATGGCATACGCTAGTCTAGATTGCTTGCTCATGACCGGCTGTGCAAGAAAAATATGTGAAATTGGACATGAGATTGCATCGGCCAAAGCCCATGACAACCAGCCCAAAGTGACGAAGCAGGAGGAAGCATTACGCTATGTTCTGGCAACCTGTGAAAAAAGTCAGGGGCCTCAATCCGTCGCTCACGAGCTTCTTGATACAAAAGAAAAAGTTGAGAAGTTTTCTGACGACATCCATCATATTGCACGAGAATTCGAAAAGAAAATTGCCAAAGAATCACGAAATCTGGAATCATTGGCTGCATATGAAGAGGCCATGGATGATATTGACGAGGCTCTCCACAACACACTCGACGACTTACATGGGGAGCAACAGGACCTTGAAGGAGAAATAGGCAAACTCAACGACGCGATCATTCTCGTCGTGACACCGGCTGAAAATACGATCTCCGCTGCGAAAAAACTAGAGCAACAGATCATTCAAACTCAAGATGCATTACAATCCACGCAAAGAATATTTCTGCGCGCTATAACAAAGGTTATCAAGTTAGCCTGCAAAGTACACGGGCTCTCTCACTACGTGGAAGTATTCCAGATAGGCATGGAAGACATTAAGCTTGAATTGTATGTCCAAGCTGCAACGTTGAAAGCAATACAAGCTCTCAGTCAAGAACTCACACGCGAAGCTCCACCTCTGAATACGTCATGA
- a CDS encoding IS5 family transposase: MKSAAHRRHDISDRVWELLEPHLPGRKGTWGGVAHDNRLFINAVFWILRTGAPWRDLPPDYGDWKNTHRRFCRWRDKGIWESLLEKLIDDADFEW; encoded by the coding sequence ATGAAGAGTGCAGCACATAGACGACATGATATTTCTGACCGGGTATGGGAGTTGCTCGAACCTCATTTACCAGGAAGAAAAGGAACGTGGGGAGGTGTCGCCCATGACAATCGGCTTTTCATTAATGCCGTTTTCTGGATACTCCGAACTGGGGCTCCATGGAGAGATCTTCCACCCGATTACGGCGATTGGAAAAATACACATCGTCGATTTTGTCGTTGGCGTGACAAGGGAATCTGGGAATCTCTACTTGAGAAGTTAATAGATGACGCTGATTTTGAGTGG